In Streptomyces sp. NBC_00414, a single window of DNA contains:
- a CDS encoding phytanoyl-CoA dioxygenase family protein: protein MAVTDRGLVRHFEEDGFTVARGLFAPAEIDALCAEFTALHAAGPVPGHFQPRATEAEGADPLHVYPRVMQPHRINDLARRFLLEPRLRTVLELLLGEEVLAAQSMFYFKPPGARGQALHQDNFYLRTEPGTCVAAWIACDAIDRGNGGLEVVPGTHRMDVFCPEEADEGLSFAREYVPPPPGLSAVPVDMESGDVLFFNGTLVHGSPPNRSADRFRRSFIGHYVGRSTERIGRHYPTLTMSGDPVPLPESEGAGPCGTEFAPAGPH, encoded by the coding sequence ATGGCAGTCACGGACAGGGGCCTCGTCCGGCACTTCGAGGAGGACGGCTTCACGGTGGCGCGCGGCTTGTTCGCCCCCGCGGAGATCGACGCGCTGTGCGCCGAGTTCACCGCGCTGCACGCGGCCGGGCCGGTCCCGGGGCACTTCCAGCCCCGCGCGACCGAGGCCGAGGGGGCCGACCCGCTGCACGTCTACCCAAGGGTCATGCAGCCGCACCGCATCAACGACCTGGCCCGGCGCTTCCTCCTCGAACCCCGGCTGCGCACGGTGCTCGAACTCCTGCTGGGCGAAGAGGTGTTGGCGGCGCAGAGCATGTTCTACTTCAAGCCGCCTGGCGCCCGCGGGCAGGCCCTGCACCAGGACAACTTCTATCTGCGGACCGAGCCGGGCACGTGTGTGGCCGCCTGGATCGCCTGCGACGCGATCGACCGGGGCAACGGCGGCCTGGAGGTCGTCCCGGGCACCCACCGCATGGACGTGTTCTGCCCCGAGGAGGCCGACGAGGGCCTGTCGTTCGCCCGCGAGTACGTGCCGCCGCCGCCCGGCCTGTCCGCCGTCCCGGTCGACATGGAATCGGGAGACGTCCTCTTCTTCAACGGGACCCTGGTGCACGGCTCCCCGCCCAACCGCAGCGCCGACCGCTTCCGCCGCTCGTTCATCGGCCACTACGTCGGCCGTTCCACGGAACGCATCGGCCGCCACTACCCCACCCTGACGATGAGCGGTGATCCCGTCCCGCTGCCGGAGAGCGAGGGTGCGGGCCCGTGCGGCACGGAGTTCGCACCGGCGGGACCGCACTGA
- a CDS encoding HAD-IA family hydrolase — protein MKIPDTRIPCEGLLFDNDGVLVDSDLGVDQAWSRWARARGLSAEKVTAMVHGRRSADTVALLVPDPGERTAALAEIDRLEIEAAATTTALPGALDLLMSLPHGSWAVVTSGVTGLARARLAAAGLPLPPVLVTADDVTHGKPAPDGYLAAAGKLGVDPARTVVLEDAAAGAEAGSAAGAYVIGVGPRGLDTDAPVVVRDLRGLTWHDGVLDLGAAELLRS, from the coding sequence ATGAAGATCCCGGACACGAGGATTCCCTGCGAGGGACTCCTCTTCGACAACGACGGCGTGCTGGTCGACTCCGACCTCGGCGTCGACCAGGCCTGGAGCCGGTGGGCGCGGGCCCGCGGACTGTCCGCCGAGAAGGTCACGGCGATGGTGCACGGAAGGCGCTCCGCCGACACCGTCGCCCTCCTGGTGCCGGACCCGGGGGAGCGGACGGCCGCCCTCGCCGAGATCGACCGCCTGGAGATCGAGGCGGCCGCCACCACGACGGCGCTGCCCGGGGCACTCGACCTCCTGATGAGCCTGCCGCACGGCAGCTGGGCCGTCGTGACCTCCGGAGTCACCGGCCTGGCCCGCGCCCGCCTCGCCGCCGCGGGCCTTCCCCTGCCGCCCGTGCTCGTCACCGCGGACGACGTCACGCACGGCAAACCCGCCCCCGACGGCTACCTCGCGGCGGCCGGCAAGCTCGGCGTGGACCCCGCGCGGACCGTCGTCCTGGAGGACGCCGCCGCGGGCGCCGAGGCGGGGAGTGCGGCCGGTGCGTACGTCATCGGCGTCGGACCGCGCGGCCTGGACACCGACGCCCCGGTCGTCGTACGCGATCTGCGCGGCCTGACCTGGCACGACGGCGTACTCGACCTGGGCGCCGCGGAGTTGCTGCGCTCCTGA
- a CDS encoding NAD(P)-dependent oxidoreductase, producing MSTPHKPLVILRPDPHPRERILRPDALARLHDRFTVVEPDTEEALDQVLPDAFAVVGQPDLPAERLARAGELRALLNIEGNFFPNVDYEECFRRGIHVLGCGPAYAQAVAEYALGLALDLARGISREDRAFRAGRERYVSDGTADSVLLRGADIGLIGFGNLGRSLHPLLAPFRPTLRVYDPWLPPAVLRDQGLVPATLDETLARSTFVFVLATVTDDSRRLLGERELKLLPDGARLILVSRAPVVDFPALLARVAEGRLLAGIDVWPDEPVAAGDPARGLEGLVLSAHRAGGIPDAFLSIGDMVVDDLTLLAQGLPPARMQAAARELVGRYRNRPVT from the coding sequence GTGAGCACCCCGCACAAGCCGCTCGTGATCCTGCGCCCCGACCCGCACCCCAGGGAGCGCATCCTCCGCCCGGACGCGCTGGCCCGGCTCCACGACCGGTTCACCGTCGTCGAGCCGGACACCGAGGAAGCCCTCGACCAGGTGCTGCCGGACGCCTTCGCCGTCGTCGGCCAGCCCGACCTGCCCGCCGAACGCCTGGCCCGCGCGGGCGAGCTGAGGGCCCTGCTCAACATCGAGGGCAACTTCTTCCCGAACGTCGACTACGAGGAGTGCTTCCGGCGCGGCATCCACGTCCTGGGCTGCGGACCCGCCTACGCCCAGGCCGTCGCCGAGTACGCCCTCGGGCTCGCCCTCGACCTGGCGCGCGGCATCAGCCGCGAGGACCGCGCCTTCCGCGCCGGACGGGAGCGGTACGTGTCCGACGGCACCGCCGACTCCGTACTGCTGCGCGGCGCGGACATCGGCCTGATCGGATTCGGGAACCTCGGTCGCAGCCTCCACCCGCTCCTCGCCCCCTTCCGCCCGACCCTGCGCGTGTACGACCCCTGGCTGCCGCCCGCCGTCCTGCGCGACCAGGGCCTGGTGCCGGCCACCCTCGACGAGACTCTGGCCCGCAGCACGTTCGTCTTCGTGCTCGCCACCGTCACCGACGACAGCCGCCGTCTGCTCGGCGAGCGCGAACTGAAACTGCTGCCCGACGGCGCCCGGCTCATCCTCGTCAGCCGGGCACCCGTCGTGGACTTCCCCGCGCTGCTCGCCCGGGTCGCCGAGGGCCGCCTCCTCGCGGGGATCGACGTCTGGCCCGACGAACCCGTCGCCGCCGGCGACCCGGCCCGCGGCCTGGAGGGGCTGGTGCTCTCCGCCCACCGCGCGGGCGGCATCCCGGACGCCTTCCTGAGCATCGGGGACATGGTCGTCGACGACCTGACCCTGCTGGCCCAGGGACTGCCGCCCGCCCGGATGCAGGCCGCCGCCCGTGAACTCGTCGGCCGCTACCGCAACCGTCCCGTCACCTGA
- a CDS encoding ATP-binding protein, with amino-acid sequence MEHAAGTDDGAWIVGRGRELTLLTGLVRGLSSGTPAEHPGVLVVTGGPGSGKSVLLDETCRLAREAGVRVLRCTGCEVESGLPFAGLHQLLRPVLDLAQELPVRQRAALLGVFGLDEGTQPYDARNPLLTSLGALTLLSDLAARGPVLLVVDDAHWLDVGTLDTLAFVARRLEGEPVAMLVAARDTSVPAQFAREFPLLGVDPLDPPAAGRLLDLQPEAPAGRARSRILAEAAGVPLALVELARAVARDPLAARDSLPLTDRLEAIFAQDLPALPPATRQLLLLAAAAETAELPLILSAAAPDTTPADWHPAEQAGLIRIDDGHLRFRHPLIRSAVYQSATYAQRHAAHLSLAEVFTGDPDRRAWHRAAAVEGVDEEAAEGLEAGAGRARRRGGYAAAATALERAAQLSPDPAQRARRLVRAATMAMYAGHPRWVAEITARVTALTEDPAVLAEASLRAGWALAVTTQFEGSLGYLLPLAEAVTDQNPVLAMDALATATTPAYNSGEPAHREKILRIAERVPASADDTDRLWILAGTDPLRHRTRALTLLHADRDGTDRDGTDRDAADRDGPSSDEQSDPVEDRPLSQLISWGAAAWVLDETGEAVRLLSGAMEHLRRSPTAGANATVAQALALAQYESGAWTAARASLDEAYRTAAEGGLENVAAGSPVLGATLLALRGDSEAARTAVRRAVHGVDLPTCRSLRVRALYALGAAAQAEGDHATAYDRFRAVFTQDGEPLHFHASDYHLADLAAVAVRTGRAEEARAVLDAAGRRHAEGEVSPRLAALVDRAHALLAEPDDAERHFRRSLARPTGDRWPFERAQTRLDYAEWLRRRRRATEARPLLSAALEVFENLGARPWTERTLAELRAAGVNATPTPGQETDLSELTPQQLQIARLAAAGLTNREIGERLFLSPRTVGFHLYRIFPKLGITARAQLRDVLPDSLREVPEA; translated from the coding sequence GTGGAGCACGCGGCGGGGACGGACGACGGCGCCTGGATCGTCGGCAGGGGCCGCGAACTGACCCTGCTGACCGGGCTCGTCCGGGGGCTGTCCTCGGGAACCCCGGCCGAACACCCCGGAGTGCTGGTGGTCACCGGTGGCCCGGGCTCGGGCAAGAGCGTCCTCCTGGACGAGACCTGCCGGCTCGCCCGCGAAGCCGGCGTACGGGTGCTGCGCTGTACCGGCTGTGAGGTCGAGTCGGGGCTGCCCTTCGCCGGACTGCACCAGCTGCTGCGCCCCGTCCTGGACCTCGCGCAAGAGCTTCCCGTACGCCAACGGGCAGCCCTGCTGGGCGTGTTCGGCCTGGACGAAGGCACGCAGCCGTACGACGCCCGGAATCCCCTCCTGACCTCCCTCGGCGCGCTCACGCTCCTCTCCGACCTCGCGGCGCGCGGCCCCGTGCTGCTGGTGGTGGACGACGCCCACTGGCTGGACGTGGGCACGCTCGACACCCTGGCCTTCGTGGCCCGGCGGCTGGAGGGCGAGCCCGTCGCGATGCTGGTGGCGGCCCGTGACACGTCCGTACCCGCGCAGTTCGCCCGCGAGTTCCCGCTGCTGGGCGTCGACCCGCTGGACCCCCCGGCGGCCGGACGCCTCCTCGACCTCCAGCCGGAGGCCCCGGCGGGCCGGGCCCGCTCACGCATCCTCGCCGAGGCCGCCGGTGTGCCCCTCGCACTGGTCGAGCTGGCCAGGGCGGTGGCACGCGACCCGCTCGCAGCACGCGACTCGCTGCCCCTCACCGACCGCCTGGAGGCGATCTTCGCCCAGGACCTGCCCGCGCTGCCGCCCGCCACCCGGCAACTGCTCCTCCTGGCAGCCGCCGCGGAGACCGCCGAACTGCCCCTCATCCTCTCGGCCGCGGCGCCCGACACGACCCCCGCCGACTGGCACCCCGCCGAGCAGGCCGGACTGATCCGCATCGACGACGGCCACCTCCGGTTCCGGCACCCGCTGATCCGCTCGGCCGTCTACCAGTCGGCGACCTACGCGCAGCGGCACGCGGCCCACCTGTCCCTCGCCGAGGTCTTCACCGGCGACCCGGACCGCCGCGCCTGGCACCGGGCCGCCGCGGTCGAGGGCGTGGACGAGGAGGCCGCCGAGGGCCTGGAGGCAGGCGCGGGCCGGGCCCGGCGCCGCGGCGGATACGCTGCCGCCGCCACCGCCCTGGAACGCGCGGCCCAGCTCAGCCCCGACCCCGCCCAACGGGCCCGCAGACTGGTCCGCGCCGCCACCATGGCGATGTACGCCGGACACCCCCGCTGGGTCGCCGAGATCACCGCCCGGGTCACCGCGCTCACCGAGGACCCCGCCGTTCTCGCCGAGGCCTCGCTCCGTGCGGGCTGGGCGCTCGCGGTCACCACCCAGTTCGAGGGCTCGCTCGGCTATCTGCTGCCGCTCGCGGAGGCCGTGACCGACCAGAACCCCGTCCTCGCGATGGACGCCCTGGCGACGGCCACGACACCGGCGTACAACTCCGGGGAACCGGCACACCGCGAGAAGATCCTGCGCATCGCCGAGCGCGTCCCCGCATCGGCGGACGACACCGACCGCCTGTGGATCCTGGCGGGCACGGACCCCCTGCGCCACCGGACCCGGGCCCTCACCCTGCTCCACGCCGACCGCGACGGCACCGACCGTGACGGCACCGACCGCGACGCCGCCGACCGGGACGGCCCGTCCTCCGACGAGCAGAGCGACCCGGTAGAGGACCGTCCGCTCTCCCAGCTGATCAGCTGGGGTGCGGCCGCCTGGGTCCTCGACGAGACCGGCGAGGCCGTCCGGCTCCTGAGCGGCGCCATGGAGCACCTGCGCCGTTCGCCGACGGCAGGAGCCAACGCCACCGTGGCCCAGGCACTCGCGCTCGCCCAGTACGAGAGCGGCGCGTGGACGGCGGCCCGCGCCTCCCTCGACGAGGCCTACCGCACGGCGGCCGAGGGAGGCCTGGAGAACGTGGCCGCCGGCTCGCCCGTCCTCGGTGCCACCCTGCTCGCCCTGCGCGGCGACTCGGAGGCGGCGCGCACCGCCGTCCGGCGCGCCGTCCACGGCGTGGACCTGCCCACCTGCCGCAGCCTGCGGGTACGCGCCCTCTACGCGCTGGGCGCGGCGGCGCAGGCCGAGGGCGACCACGCGACGGCGTACGACCGTTTCCGTGCCGTCTTCACCCAGGACGGCGAACCCCTGCACTTCCACGCGTCCGACTACCACCTCGCCGACCTCGCGGCCGTCGCCGTGCGTACCGGGCGCGCCGAGGAGGCGCGGGCGGTCCTCGACGCGGCCGGGCGTCGGCACGCCGAGGGCGAGGTGTCCCCGCGTCTCGCCGCCCTCGTCGACCGGGCACACGCCCTGCTGGCCGAACCGGACGACGCCGAACGGCACTTCCGGCGGTCGCTCGCCCGTCCGACGGGCGACCGGTGGCCCTTCGAGCGCGCCCAGACCCGGCTGGACTACGCGGAATGGCTGCGCCGCCGCCGACGCGCCACCGAGGCACGGCCCCTGCTGTCCGCCGCCCTGGAGGTCTTCGAGAACCTCGGCGCCCGCCCCTGGACGGAACGCACCCTCGCGGAACTGCGGGCGGCGGGCGTCAACGCCACGCCCACCCCCGGCCAGGAGACGGACCTGTCCGAACTCACCCCGCAGCAACTGCAGATCGCCCGGCTCGCCGCGGCGGGCCTGACCAACCGGGAGATCGGCGAACGCCTCTTCCTGTCGCCCCGCACCGTCGGCTTCCACCTCTACCGGATCTTCCCCAAGCTGGGCATCACGGCCCGCGCCCAGCTGCGCGACGTGCTGCCCGACTCGCTGCGGGAGGTTCCCGAGGCCTGA
- a CDS encoding alpha/beta hydrolase, translating into MIRDQVSLAVHDHGGEGTPLLLLHGAGRTLADWAAVAPLLARHHRVLAVDLRGHGLSPDGTWSVPGVLGDIEAVLARHGIPEALPVGHSLGGMLAVRYALAHPDRTPAAVNLDGYGWGRPDRYVGLDPTDVEEWLSRMRELASQTSGRILPRGGLADLLAEQRAMSGRLGIPYELLEAGVRRSLHERADGRLELRPGREHALEMQAEIHSLDLLGLFRRMDRPLLLGRALRPAPPVPGIDRFDELMAARATGLAQDLAELAERHSEVTVAGIDGTHAMLLENPRAVADVILEFAARLPGTRRPSL; encoded by the coding sequence ATGATCCGAGACCAGGTCTCCCTAGCTGTCCATGACCACGGCGGCGAGGGCACGCCCCTGTTGCTGCTGCACGGCGCCGGCCGCACCCTGGCGGACTGGGCGGCCGTCGCGCCGCTTCTCGCGCGTCACCACCGGGTGCTGGCCGTGGACCTGCGGGGTCACGGGCTCTCCCCGGACGGGACGTGGAGCGTGCCCGGGGTGCTCGGTGACATCGAGGCGGTTCTGGCCCGGCACGGAATACCGGAAGCGCTGCCCGTCGGCCACTCGCTCGGCGGGATGCTCGCCGTCCGGTACGCCCTCGCCCACCCGGACCGCACGCCCGCCGCGGTGAACCTGGACGGATACGGGTGGGGACGGCCCGACCGGTACGTCGGCCTCGACCCCACCGACGTGGAGGAGTGGCTCAGTCGGATGAGGGAGTTGGCCTCGCAGACGTCCGGCCGGATCCTCCCGCGGGGCGGCCTGGCGGATCTGCTCGCCGAACAGCGCGCGATGTCCGGGCGGTTGGGCATCCCCTATGAATTGCTGGAAGCCGGTGTGCGGCGCTCGCTCCACGAACGGGCCGACGGCCGACTGGAGTTGCGGCCAGGACGGGAGCACGCCCTGGAGATGCAGGCCGAGATCCACTCGCTCGATCTCCTCGGCCTCTTCCGCCGCATGGACCGGCCGCTGCTGCTCGGCCGCGCGCTGCGGCCCGCGCCGCCCGTCCCCGGTATCGACCGGTTCGACGAGCTGATGGCGGCCCGCGCGACGGGGCTGGCCCAGGACCTCGCCGAACTGGCCGAGCGGCACTCCGAGGTGACCGTCGCCGGGATCGACGGCACCCACGCGATGCTGCTGGAGAATCCTCGTGCGGTGGCCGACGTGATCCTGGAATTCGCCGCACGACTTCCCGGCACGCGGCGCCCCTCCCTGTGA
- a CDS encoding endo alpha-1,4 polygalactosaminidase, translating into MPAKRGPRTGFLRAAAALVALAALASCTSDGDGKGPDDTTDTTGTTKPSSKAVRPPPPHGGFDYQIGGAYPPPSGVRIVARDRGADPARGLYNICYVNAFQAQPDEQDDWAEDLLLRDRKGKVVIDADWDEALLDIGTPAKRERIAARVDKWIDGCADKGFDAVEPDNYDSYTRSRGLLDADDAVSFIRLLSAHAHARGLAIAQKNTVELSDRRSRAGLDFAVVEECGAYDECGEYADAFDDRVVVVEYTDKGLRKALADYGDRLSIVRRDVMVSTPDSDDYVRKTR; encoded by the coding sequence ATGCCCGCCAAGCGTGGCCCCCGCACGGGATTTCTCAGGGCAGCCGCCGCCCTGGTCGCCCTCGCGGCCCTGGCCTCCTGCACCTCGGACGGGGACGGCAAGGGCCCCGACGACACCACGGACACCACCGGCACCACGAAGCCGAGCTCCAAGGCCGTGCGGCCACCGCCCCCGCACGGCGGTTTCGACTACCAGATCGGCGGCGCCTACCCGCCGCCGTCCGGCGTCCGCATCGTCGCCCGAGACCGCGGCGCGGATCCCGCGCGCGGTCTCTACAACATCTGTTACGTCAACGCCTTCCAGGCCCAGCCCGACGAACAGGACGACTGGGCCGAGGACCTGCTGCTGCGGGACAGGAAGGGCAAGGTCGTCATCGACGCCGACTGGGACGAGGCGCTGCTCGACATCGGCACACCCGCCAAGCGCGAGCGGATCGCGGCCCGGGTCGACAAGTGGATCGACGGCTGCGCGGACAAGGGCTTCGACGCCGTGGAGCCGGACAACTACGACAGCTACACCCGCTCCCGCGGACTGCTGGACGCGGACGACGCCGTGTCCTTCATCAGGCTGCTCTCGGCGCACGCGCACGCCCGGGGGCTGGCCATCGCCCAGAAGAACACCGTGGAACTGTCCGACCGACGCTCCCGTGCCGGGCTGGACTTCGCCGTCGTCGAGGAGTGCGGGGCGTACGACGAGTGCGGTGAGTACGCGGACGCCTTCGACGACCGGGTCGTCGTCGTGGAGTACACGGACAAGGGCCTGAGGAAGGCTCTCGCGGACTACGGCGACCGGCTGAGCATCGTGCGCCGGGACGTGATGGTGTCGACGCCCGACAGCGACGACTACGTCCGCAAGACCCGCTGA
- a CDS encoding flavoprotein produces MTGQTPRPFLYVVVCAAGVADGVGELISLAQERDWEVGVIATPVATGFFDLTAVEAQTGRPVRSAWRSPGDPRPFPDPDAVAVAPATFNTVNKWAAGISDTLALGTLCEAYGMGVPISVLPCVSEALTAHPAYQDSLKRLRGMGVRFGEHAFGGPEQRGFRWEQALDLLDR; encoded by the coding sequence GTGACCGGACAGACCCCGAGGCCCTTTCTCTACGTCGTCGTCTGTGCCGCCGGGGTCGCCGACGGTGTCGGCGAGTTGATCTCCCTGGCGCAGGAGCGGGACTGGGAGGTCGGCGTCATCGCGACCCCGGTGGCGACGGGTTTCTTCGACCTCACGGCGGTCGAGGCGCAGACCGGCCGCCCGGTCAGGTCCGCGTGGCGTTCGCCCGGCGATCCGCGTCCGTTCCCGGATCCGGACGCCGTCGCCGTGGCGCCGGCGACCTTCAACACCGTCAACAAGTGGGCGGCCGGCATCTCCGACACGCTGGCCCTCGGCACGCTCTGCGAGGCGTACGGGATGGGCGTGCCGATCTCCGTACTGCCCTGTGTGAGCGAGGCGTTGACCGCCCACCCCGCCTATCAGGACAGCCTGAAACGGCTGCGCGGGATGGGGGTCCGGTTCGGGGAACACGCCTTCGGCGGCCCGGAGCAACGCGGATTCCGCTGGGAGCAGGCGCTGGATCTGCTGGACCGCTGA